The nucleotide window CTAATCGTTTCCAATGTGAGACTGTTCCCCCCCTGACAGATTTCTTTACGTGTGTGACCTACGAGTGAGCTGAAACAGCAAGGAATCGTTTTCCTGTCTATGGGGGTCTTTCTCTGGAGCCTAGCTCCCCGACCCTCAGCCCCTTGGCCCGTGGTGCAGGGACGGCACACGGAGCAGCCAAGGCCCAGACCGGGCCACAAACAGCGCCTGGCCCACGTCGCTCAGTCGGGctcccacgcccccccccccacggcctGGCATAGACGCCTCGAGAAGGAGGCTCACTGGGGATGTAAAATGGAGGTTGAGTCCACTCAGTCACGCAGGGATTCTTTTCCTTTCGATCACTTGTGAGTTCAGGTGGGAGAGCGTGGTTTGGAAATAAAACGACTGACTAGCACAGACATCTCCTTTCTGATTTGACGACCTCTTCTGAAGAGTGAACCACATTCGGCACAAATCCACTCTTCACCCCTTCCCATCCCTCCTGGATCGTGATATCCCCCCTTTTAACCAGCTCATATATGTCTCTCGTCAGGTCTGTGAAGGCCTTCTCCACGTTAATGGCATCTCGGGCTGACGTTTCAATGTACTTCATGCCGTACGCAGCCGCCAGTTTCTCTGCCTCGTGGCGAGTCACTTGCCTCTGAGTATCCAGGTCACACTTGTGACCCACCAGAACAAACACAATTTGGTAGGGCTGAACGTGTACTTTGGTCTCTTCTAACCACTCATGGACATTCTGGAAGGACCTGCGGTTGGTAATGTCAAATAAGAGAAGGCCACCTACTGAGTTCCTGTAGTAGGCGCGAGTGATGGATCTACAACACAAGAGAGAGGTACAGTCAAGGCCATGGCCAAAGCGCCGCACTGCATTCTACTCACATAGTGTGTTCGAGTGTGTCCGCTCAGGGACATGGTCCTCGAGGAAACATGCGCTGCTGTTTTCTAGACAATGGAATGCAAGTGTCCTCCTCTAAGAGTGATCATCCATGAAATTTCAAAGGGGCAGACTCTGACATGGTATCTTCTAGAAATGACTGCTCATGGCCTTACAGGCAATTTTCACCCAATTCAGGTAGAAGCACAGCTCAGTCTCCCACCCTGGCAAAACGGGGTGCCGAAGGCCCAGGGCGTTACGAAGAAAAACGAAAGGATGAATGTCAGAGTGTTCTCTGACCTGGGGAGCTCATGACAGATTCTAGTAGTTGACCCAGAATCTAAAAGATTAgaaatgggggcgcctggggggctcagcagttgggtgtctgcctttggcccaagccgtgacccgggggtcccgggatcgagtcccgcatcgggctccccgcagggagcctgctcctccctctgcctgtgtctctgcctctctctctctctgtgtgtgtgtgtgtgtgtgtgtctctcatgacccaatcaataaaatctttaaacaaggctcagaatgaataaattcatgCTAGTTGACAGAAAATGTTCATGAGGATATATAGGCATAGGTTCCCGTTTATCAGTCTTCTCTGAGGAGAAAcacattccattttttattttctaggccATGTGGAAATAGGAACATCGCGAATGGTCTGCAAAGGTGTGGAGCACAGTGCCTGTCAGCCCTGCTTCCTGACACGTCTCAGAGAGGCTGACTCAGGAGCTACCACTTGGGAAAAGTGCCGAAACAGCAAAAATTCCCCCTGAAAATGATATGACTTACTTAAGGCGGTGCACTTAGAGTATCTCTAAAGCCTAAAGGTCTACGTTCTAAAGCCTACGCTGTACCCTAAAAGGGCGAACGTCCTCCAATGTTTTAGCTTCTTGACTTGAGCATAGACACGTGACGGTACTTTGCGTAGAGCAGATTAGGGCTTACTAGAGGGTGTCGAACCACTTGCCTCTACAATCACCCGCTTTAGACTGCTGTGCTTTTTGACCTATGTCTATTTTTAGGTTTTCCATCTCCTTGGATGAGAAAGATAaacaatgggggactcaatcgcTTAAGGCTTAGGACAAATGGCCCAGTGACAAGAGAACAAACACTGTCCAGGGAATTAAAGCCCAAGCTACATGATGGTAAGAACGCACGTCACGAATGAGTCCAAGTCTCCGGAGCCAGGCATAGGAGCCCCGGAGACTGAAAGCATTTCTGATTCTCTGATGTTTCCAGGCTCCCGGAGACGGGCGGGTGTCATCAGAAAATTCAGTGTGAACAGACGTTTTGATTCGTGAACAACTTGGTTCAGGGAGTCAGTGAGCAAGCTGTACAGGGGCCCCGTCCAAACTCTACAAGACGTTATGCTACTAATGGTCTGTGAGTGTGTGGAAAGTGACAAAGGCCTTTACAGACACAGCACGAGGCTGCAGGAAAATCAAATCCTTCcgttaatcaaaatattttcttgaggtTAAAAGATCAATGAGAAACGAGGAAAATATTGTGTGACCTACATGGCAGAGAAGGATAGTGATCCACAAAGAAGTCTCACAAATCATGATCACCCGATAAATACTGAGCCATGGGCAGGGAACGGCTGTTCATACAGGAAGAGATTCCGATAAACAGACAAAAGGCACCTTTCTTCCCTTCTGACATGAGAAATGCAGCCACGAATGCCAAGTGACCCAGTGCAGGGATCTTTGCCACCGGGTGCTTTGTGGGAGTTCAGGGGcgcggggggaaggggggggcacCAGTTCGTGGTCAGCTGTCCCTGTGCTGTTCTTCAGCGCCCTGGCCAGTGCTCCCTGTGCTCAGTGTTCagtagagaaatgaataaataaccatAAATAGATCTGAACACCAACAGGGCCATTGAGTCCTTTTGATCTAGTCCCTGCTGCTTTACGGGACTTCGGCTCCAGTTGTTCTGTGAAAGTTCCCTGTGTACCCTGCTCTCTGTCCCTTGCCCCTGGGCTTTTCCCGGCTCTGCTTGGGCAGTCCTACTCCTCAGGCCTCCTGTCCCCGGGTCGCCTGGTGTGTGTTCAGGCCTATGGTCACCCACCATGCCCACTGCCCAGGAACAACAAAGGGTTGTGGCAGCAAAGTACACCTGTTCCTCGATTACTCGTTACCCGCGGAGCGTCGCAGTAGGGACTGGGCATCCTGCTACGGCCACCAGCACGGCTCTCTGGAGGGTGGCTGCCGGCTCTGTCATTCCTGCCACTGAGCCAGCGCGGAGGTGCCGCGAGGGGAGGgcctgtgtgtgttttgtttacgAGGCATCCTCTAGTGTGTCTCGGGCGGTTTCCCCAGAAACCAGCCCGGCGCGTGCCTGCGGTGCGGGATGAGTGCGTGTGCGCTCGCCGGGGGCACCGTCCGCGGGACCTCCTGCACCTGATTGTGCGTGGCCCCGTGcgggcctctgtgtgtgtcaggAGCTGTGTGTGCCTGTCGTGTGTCTCGAGCTGTCAGTGATGTTGGGATGACCTGGAAACATCTTGGCAAAGTAATGCAGAACGGGGCCGGCTTGCAGCGCTCGGTCCCCGCCGCTTCGCCGGGCGCCCGGGCGCAGCCCGCAGGGAGCGTGGTGCAAGCCCGCGGGTCCCCGACCCGCCTTCCCTGCGGGGCCTGCACTCGGGGCAGCGGCAGCGGGGCCGGGCCGGCGTCCCCGGAGCCCCGGGGCCGTCCCCGCCGCCGCGGCCGGGCCGTCCGTCCCCCGGGACTGCGCCTTCCCCGCAGACCCTCCCGCCGCTCGCGGCCCCGGTGCGCTCCCACCTGAACCTCTCCTGACCCGCCGTGTCCCAGATCTGCAGCTTGATGCGTTTCCCCGGCTCGATCTCCACCAGCCGGGAGAAGAAATCCACCCCCACCGTGGGGTCCGAGACCTGGGCGAAGCGGCCCTCGGTGAAGCGGCGGATGAGGCAGGACTTGCCCACCGTGGAGTCCCCGATGACAATGAGGCGGAACTGGTACAGCCAGATGGCCTCCatggcggggccggggccggggccggggccggggccggggcgggggcgcggcggggcgggggcgcggcccgGGGCGGTCTAGGTCGGCCGCGGGCGCATCGCTGGCCCCGGAGCCCGAGGCGCCGTAGGCCCAGGCGCGGCGACAGCGCGGGGACGGGCGCCGCGCTCGCCGAGGTGATGAAATGGCAGCAGCATCAGCACCGCGCTCTGACTCATCACCGACTCCGCGTTACTGTAATCCCGCGCGTAGACGCGACGCCCCGGGCCGCCGCACTACCTGGAAGAGCGGCGCACGCAGAAACCGCGCCTCGTcgcctgccccgccccgccccgccgcgtcCCCGGCTCACCCGGCGCCGAAGGGCGAAAGCGGCCAAGGCGGGCGACGGGGCGCGCAGCAAGGCGCCCGGCCCTCCCGTGACCCCGAGGATGCTCCCGGCGCGGGACGCGGCCCTGCGGGCGCGCTGCCAGGCGAGTGCACGGACCCGGCACGCTCCGCCGCGGCCCCGGCCACAGCCCTGGGTCCCGCGCGCTGGAGAAGGAGTCGCTGGCGCCGGCCCTGGCCGACGCGCGGTCCCTGCGGCTGGCGCTGCGGACGCCCTGGGCGCACGGTCCGCAGGGACCGCGGAGGCCAACGCGACGAGGCTCCCCCGTGCGATGCGTGCGCGCGCTCTGTGCGGACGCTCAGCCGCTCCACGTCGCCCTAGCACTGCGGGGAATGCCCAGtgcttcactttttctttttccttcttttttttttttttttttcccccccgagCACCGTCCCCCATCCTGTCGGAATTCTGGCCAATCCGATGGAGATGAAAAGGTCCCCGTCGCTTGCTGTCGCATTTCCCTGACCAGCTCGGTGCCAGTGCCGTGCAGTGCCCACTTGCGTGCTGGCGTCTTAGGCCAAGGGCCCGTCCAAACCCTTTGTTCTGTTTCTAGAGATGCAACGCCCCGGCCTGCCCGCGCCATTAAAAACCGGGTTGATTGATGTTTGACCCGCACAGCGCGCTCTTGGCTCCCTGGAGAGTAGGCTCAGGGGCTGTTAGTAGAGTGACTGACAGTTGTGCGACCATCACTACAGTCAGTTTGAAGATgatttcatcacccccaaaacaGCTGTTTGGGGGTGATGTTTAGCCCATCACCCCTCTATCATCCTTCCCTCCTAGTCCTAGGCACCCGCTAACGCACTTGCTATGTCTACAGACTTCCTTATTGTGCACATTTCACTTAAAGGGAATCATGCACTATGTGGACTTTTTAATGTTCTGGACTTTTCACCTAAAGGGGATCATGGAATATGTGAACTTTTATATTCTGGACATATCACTTAAAGGGAATCCTACAATATGCGGACCTTTAtaactagct belongs to Canis lupus familiaris isolate Mischka breed German Shepherd chromosome X, alternate assembly UU_Cfam_GSD_1.0, whole genome shotgun sequence and includes:
- the RAB39B gene encoding ras-related protein Rab-39B; translation: MEAIWLYQFRLIVIGDSTVGKSCLIRRFTEGRFAQVSDPTVGVDFFSRLVEIEPGKRIKLQIWDTAGQERFRSITRAYYRNSVGGLLLFDITNRRSFQNVHEWLEETKVHVQPYQIVFVLVGHKCDLDTQRQVTRHEAEKLAAAYGMKYIETSARDAINVEKAFTDLTRDIYELVKRGDITIQEGWEGVKSGFVPNVVHSSEEVVKSERRCLC